A stretch of DNA from bacterium:
TCCCCGCCAGCGGGGGACAACGGCCAATCAATCACTTGAATGGCGACAGAGCACTAGATTAAGACACCACCAAGATTCAGGGTTCAATGACCCAGCCAAAAACTTCTATCTCAGCAACAGGAATATTAATTGCAGAATAAATCTTTAATTTTGAGGTAGTTAAAGGGTTGAATGTTAATGTTATTATATTTTTGCCCTCATTATTAAGACTTCTTAAATTCTCCCATTGTTGATTTACCGGGTCATAATAATGAAAAGAAAATTTGGTATCAATCATCTTTTCCGCCGGTGTTAAATAAACAACCACTTTATCAATTACCCGTGAGTAATGAAAATCCAATTCATACCACAAAGGAACTAAATTACTACCTTGTTTATCCCCATCAATCAAAGAATTATCTGCTATCAAGGCAGTAGTTCTATATTTACTCTGGGCAATATTCTGGTAGGAAACCTTTTTAGCCTCGGTTAATTGTTGTTTAAGATTTGCATTTTCCTCTTTTAAGACTTTGTTTTCTTCCTTAATTTTCTCAACATCTTTTAGTAATTTAAAATCATCTAATACCCCGGCAAAGCCATAGCTTGCAAAAAATAAACTTACTACCACCATATTTGTTCCTGCTAAAAATTTTTTTATCATTTTCTTTACCTCCTGAAGTTCTTTTTCTTAAATTACTTTAATTATATCATAAATATTCTACGGTGTCAATATTTTTAAATTAATGGGTTAGGTAAAAGATAAGAGTTAACATCCTTCAATTCAAATAAAGTATTGACATCCGCTCAAAAATATGTTATTATTTACTCTAAAGTAAGTTACTAAGGAATAATCTATGTTTGTAAATAGAGAAAAAGAACTTGCGGTATTAGAAAAAAGATTTACTTCCAACGAACCAGAGTTTTTAGTCATCTATGGAAGAAGGAGAGTAGGGAAAACAGAGCTTATCAGGCACTTTATTAAAAACAAGCCGCATATTTACTTCTTAGCCGATAAGCGGTCTGAAAAAGAACAATTGGAGCTTTTCTCAACACTTTGTCAGGAATATTTTACCGACCCTTTCCTGAATCTTCAGCCTTTTACCTCCTGGGATTCTGCCTTTGCCTATCTTTCCGGGAAGATTACGGATAGATTTATTTTAGTCTTTGATGAATTTCCTTATTTGGTTGAGACGAATCCATCGCTTCCTTCAATCTTACAACGACATTGGGATACAAACATTAGTCAGGGGAAGATATTTCTTATTCTCTGCGGTTCATCGATGAGTTTTATGGAAAAAGAGGTACTCTCTTACAAAAGCCCTCTCTATGGCAGAAGAACAGGGCAATTCTTAATAAAACCGTTTAACTTCGTTCAAATAAGGAACTTCTTCCCTGAAAAGAGCTTAACAGAATTAGTTGAAATCTCTGCAGTATTTGGCAATATTCCTCAATACCTCAAGTGTGTCTATCCACAACTAAATACATTTGATAATATCAGGGAGAATATACTTAAAGAGGATAAACTACTCTTCAGAGAGGTTCAATTTATCTTAATGGAAGAACTCCGCACTCCACAAAACTACTTTGCCATCCTTAAGGCAATATCTTTTAGTAAGACAAAGGTAAATGAAATAGTCCAATTTACAGGTCTGGAGAGGGGAATGG
This window harbors:
- a CDS encoding ATP-binding protein: MFVNREKELAVLEKRFTSNEPEFLVIYGRRRVGKTELIRHFIKNKPHIYFLADKRSEKEQLELFSTLCQEYFTDPFLNLQPFTSWDSAFAYLSGKITDRFILVFDEFPYLVETNPSLPSILQRHWDTNISQGKIFLILCGSSMSFMEKEVLSYKSPLYGRRTGQFLIKPFNFVQIRNFFPEKSLTELVEISAVFGNIPQYLKCVYPQLNTFDNIRENILKEDKLLFREVQFILMEELRTPQNYFAILKAISFSKTKVNEIVQFTGLERGMVGKYLDVLIGLGLIERKVPITEKIPLKSRKGIYVIRDNFFRFWFRFVYPNLSYLEEAREDYVMDIIRRDFTTYLGETFEEIAREYIFSLSLDDKLPAKFDKIGSFWDSEEEIDIVGINEKEKAILFGECKWTNKPVDLDVYSALLKKKDRVLWYKDGRKEYFVLCSKSGFTDAVKKLSEKESILLIDIGETKPDFRILKKQR